The genomic interval CAACCTGGTCAAGCTCATCGGCAGCCAGAGAAAGGGATCCTGCGCAGAACGCTGGGGGATGGCGCCTGCGCACCTCAGCCAGATCCTTTCCGACAAGACCGTGAAAAACCTGGGCGATGACGTGGCCCGCCGAATCGAGGGCATCGAAGGTTTGCCTCGGGGTTGGTTCGACGCACTGTCGGCAGGCGACCCTGGACAGCCTTCGGTCGAAGCCGGCGACGGTAAACTTTCGGCAGCCGACCTGGTCAAGCAGATGCTTGCCAGAAGCGGCAGAGGCATCCCTGAAGAAACCCGCCAAAGGTTGCTGGCCGCTGCAGAAGAACCGCAGAATGCCACGCTGCTAAAGCCTGACCGTGTTCGCCCTGGCTTGGTCGGCGACGAAGTGTGGATTGCTCACTACGATGTGCGGGCTGCCATGGGCGGTGGCCAGATCCCTCACGACTACCCCGAGATGTTCACAGACGTCCGCGTCAGCCCCAGCCATCTGCGCGAACTGGGTGTGACGTTCACGGAGCACCATCACCTGAAGATGGTAACGGGCTGGGGCCAGTCGATGGAGCCGACCATCAAGCACCGCGACCCGCTGATCGTCGATGTCAGCATCCGCGAGTTCGTCGGCGATGGCATCTACTTTTTCTCCTGGGGCGACCATATTTACATCAAGCGACTGCAGATTGCTGATGAGGACCATTTCGAGATGATCTCCGACAATTCGCGGCACAAGGACCGCATGATCCGCCGAGAAGAGACCTACATCCAGGCCAGGGTCCTACTGGTGTGGAATGCCCACCTTGTGTAAAACGAAGCCCGCCTCTTAAGGCGGGCGTTTGCTGAGGCTCAAAATGGCGGCGCCTCCTCCATCACCTCCTCGTTGTACTGCTCGACGCTGAAGTCGTCACGTGCTTGCACGCTGGTGCGCGCCCAGCGCACCGTCACGCTCTGGTCATCGTTGAAGGTAAGGTTCAACTCGGGCGTCTCCAGCAGCAGGCCCATCACCTCGTCCCATTCCGCATCACCGTCGGTATCCAGCCGGTGCACAACCACCCAGCGCTGCGTCTGCGCCAGCGGGTGGTTGATCATCGACGACACCCGCAGGCTAAGCCGCTCTACTCCGGTCATTCCCTGGCACTGCCGGGGGGCTGCGTTCACGTGCTTGAACATATTCTCATCCTGATATCTGTATGTTTGTACAGTATTCAGGGAAAGCTTATCTCACCGCCAAATCCACCGTAAACCCCTGCCACCGGAAAATTTCGCCTCCAGGCAATTTTGCCTATAGCGAATTTTATTTAGCCAATGGCTATTGACTTGAATTTAGCCCAAGGCTAATTTCGTTGCGCCAGCCACCGCAAAGCTGCTGGAACGCTTCGTCATTCAGGCCCTTTTCGTCAGGAGTTACCATGACCGTAGACATCAACGATCTCACCATCGCCACCCCGGTGGCGGTCTCCCCAAGCAACCCTGTAGCACTCGAACTCAGCGGTGCTGAAGCGATCGCCCGGTTCCCGAGTGTGGTGAAGGTCCTCAGCGATGGGTCAATCCAGCTTTCAGCCCCCACCAAGGGCGCTTCGAGCAAAAGTACCCACAGGACCCGCTGCGAATGGACAGAAACAGAAGACTGGACACTGGGAAGCGCCCAGGACCACTGGAATCGCCAGACCATGACGCTGACCAAGGTCAACGCGGCGCAAAAGGTGGTGATCGCCCAGATGCACGTGCGCGGGGATGACAGCCCGCCGGTGAAGGTGTTCTGGAACAAAGGCAACATTACCCTGGGGTTTCGGCGGACCTACAACCAGACCGACCCGGTAAACTCGACAGTACTCAAAGGTGTGCCGCTGGGGGGCAGGTTCGACGTGAGCCTCCACACCACGTCTGCAGGCGTGGTCAATGTAACAGCCAAATGCAACGGGGTATCCGGCACGTCCGGCGATCTACAGCTCGACAGCACCTGGTCTTCGCAGCTGTTCGAGTTCCACGGCGGCATCTACAACCAGGTTGACTATACCGACGCAACACCGGCCGACGACGGCTCGGTCTGCATCATCAGCGAACTCTCGCTGATTCATCGCTGAGCGACATTAGCCGGCAAAGCATCCCGATGCCCCGCCCCATCACAGATTGCATCGGGATGCCAACTGACCAAAAGCGCATGGTTGACGCGCGTGACACGCCACGCCAGTGATTAGTCTCGATGAGTCATATTGTTGCCTGCCCGCTCTCAGACTAATAATTACCTCTCTGCCTGGGGAGGCGCGAAACATGCAACCAAGATTCGTTATCGTTCCTGCTGTGCCAGTGGAAGGTGAATCCTTCCGCATCGGCAACCGGTTCTACGCCGCGACCGCTTCGGGCGGCTTCGATATCTATGACAACCAGGAGAAACAACGACTCAAGCGCGGCTATATCAACAAATCCGAGGCTGCGACTGCGTGCGGGTTGATGAACGCCGAGTCACGCAATCCCGCAGAGCAGTTCCCCATATTGCGAGCAGATTGATGGTTATACGCAGCCTGGCGAAAAACCTGCCTCCAGACCCCGACAAGGAGGGCTGGGTGCTCGGCTGGGGTGTGCTTCGGGACAAGCATCCATGGCATTTTGTCGACGTCTATGCCGACCAGAAGACAGCCCAGGTGGAGGCAGCGCGCCTCGGCGCTGGTTATGTTGTGGAGTACGGTTCACATCGCCTTGGCTCGAGTGAGTTCGTGTGCGGCATTACGCTTCCCGAAGGCTAGAGAGCAGCCCCGCCCATGAAACAGGGGCTCTAAAAGGCTTGCGGTATCATATGGCCGTGCCGTAAATTTCCCCCTCCTGTCATTCCTGCGTTGAGGAGTGGCGCTGAGGCCCAACACCATGTTGGGCTTTTTCGTTTTTGCGACAGGGCCATGGTTCAAGGTGTGCCGATTGTTGCGACTCATCAAAAGAAAGTTCTCCAGGGTGCTGCGAAAGTGGTTTGTCTACCTTGCGGTTGCAGGGCTGGCGGGCAACTACAGCCGACTGTTCGATCACCTTTCAATCTGGAAGCCGTGGCGAATTGCCAAGGGCCTGGCGGCCTATCTGATCGCATCCTGATACGCCTTTCACGCGGCGCAGGATTAAATTTCGTTCAACTTGCGCCCTTTAGTCATAAGGCATTCGACAGCAATTCAGCCATTCTCCAGAGGTGTTTTTTGGATTTTGGCGGGTTCTAGAAAGTTACGGAGGCCCGTATTTACGGGCCTTCCAGCCCCTCTCGTCACCAGGCGGCTACGTTCCAAGCACAAGGTTAGGACCCTTAGCCCACATTTTTCGAAAGCGCTTTCGGGCTGCAGCTGGCGGATTTCCAGTTTTGTGCTAGATATTTTGATTCTTGATTTTTTTCAAGAGCTCTCCCCAGGGATAACGTAAGCAAGGAGCTAACAATGGGAATTGTTCAAAACGCTATTAGGGCTTTAGAGAATCACGCTGACGAAAAAGCTAAAGAAGTGAAAGCTTCTTTGCAGATGTTAGATGTACTCGCTCAAACAAAACTTTCAGAAATAAAACGACTCGTTGAAGACGACATTGCCAAATCTAAGTCTGACGCTAAGTCTGGATCGCCCACCCAGATCCCTCCAGGCCTCTACATTATGCAGGACGAGGGGACTCATGTAATGTCATCTTCTGGACCGTCGGCAGGCATCAAGAATGCTGTCGACAGTCTATTACATAGTCCGGAAGCTAAATGGCGCGATACCTTAACCGGCTTGATAGGTACTGCACTAGACACATTAATTGGTAACTCATCAGGTGCATCAAGCAACAAGAAGCTCTATTTAATCGCACTCGATGGACATGCAGCAGATCCAGATAAAGGCATCGAAGAAACATACGTTCCCGTACGCATTGACTATTGCCTGTGGACCTACAATTTCGAAAGCTCAGGCATCTCAGATATAGCAACAAATGCTATTGCCTATTACGCACAGACGTCCCTGCTTGACTACAGCAACATCCCAAGCAATCTCCAAATCGATCAATCTCTTAAGTTGATCGGAATCCCACAAGAATATCGCAACGCCATTATTGAACAGGTTCAGAAAGAGCGTGAAGCAAAACGACCTCTCAATTTGGAGAAATATCTTAAATCCGCCTCACCAGAACTGCGCGCCTCAGCTAAAAAGCTGTATTTATCGTAAAGGTAGAGCCCCACCCCTCCGTAGGGTGGGGTCTTTACAGCCAATATTTCCAACAGCATGGTCGACATCCGGCGTACTTTTCCCAGTCTTGCTGGAGCGTGCCTAACCTGACTACATCGAACACACATGCCGAGCAAATAACCCTCAACTTTGGACGAGGGGCTATCCGACGTGTTCGCGTGGTATCGGTTGGGCTCAGTCGTGAGGAATGTACGCAAACAGGGAGCTGAGTTGATAAAGCCAGCTGAGTGGAGCGGCGGCAGATCCTTGCCCCGGGCCTTGGCCACGACGTGGAGCTTGTAATCGGAGACCGCCTGGAAGAGCGACTCAGCCAGCAGGCGCAGGCGCTCGATCTCCTCTGCAGGCGCGCCATGATCCTGCGTCTGGTGGTAACAGCGCATGGCGTCGATCGCCTTCTGAATCAGCGGCTCGCCGGCCTCAACCATCCCGATGAAAGTCCGCTCATCCATGCCTAAGCTCCAAGCAGGAATGATATGGAAAGGTTTGGTCAGTAACCAACGTTGAAGCCCCATTCAAGCGTGAAACCTCCAGAGCCAAGATTAGGCTGCTTCAAAGAAAAAACCAGCAAGCAGCCTAATGGTGTGATCACGCTAGCGCTGCACTTCAATAGCCGTGCCGGCCTTAAGGGACGAGCGTGAAATAATTTTTGCCAGCGTCAGCAGATATTTCTCTACAAGAAGGTAGCATACAATTCCGCCTAGCAGCCCAGCAGTCACAGCGCCTACCGCGTACCAGACTGCCATCGCAAGGCTGGTTATCTGCCCAAACGTCGTTACAAATAGCACATACCAGATTCGTTGAGAAATTGGATGCGACAAATACAGTGAATAAGATGCCTCCCCAAACAACAGAGCGACCCTATTGATATTTGACCGAATGTACTTCTCAATCGAGATAAATCCTGCGACTAAGAAAAACGCCGGGACGCCATATACTAAAGGCCGAGTGAATAGGGTGAAATCAGCTAATACCAGCGCCACACTACTAGCCCCAACCAATAGACTTGTCGGCAAAAAACCGATACCCACCCAGCGCTGCCTGGTGACCCCTAGCAAGACGCCAAGCAGAAATTCAATGATGATCGGGCTTGTGTAGGTTTTGCCCAATGGCCCTTCTGGAGCCAAAGCAGACCCAACAATAGCAAGTGCAACTATAACTGCAGCCAAGAACAGAAGTCTCATTCTTAGGTTTTGCAATGCTAAGGAGAGACCGAATATCGCGTAAAAGAACATCTCATATGTGAGGGTCCACCCAATGGTGTATACAGGCGTGACATCACCCACATCTGGGTTTAGGGCGGGAATGAAAAACAGTGACTTAAGCAGGAATACTGGATCGACTGCGCGGGAGTTGAAAAACAAGCTTGGCATTAATAGCGCGGCAGCGACAAGCACACAGGTGAACACCCAGTATAACGGCGCCACTCTCAATATCCGCGAAACCCAAAACTCTCTTATACCTTTATTCTTACCCTCTGTGGTTACCCACATTACGAACCCGGATATAACAAAGAATATATCTACACCAAAATCACCCACCGGGTTATCGAAGTATGGTGCTACAGCAATCATCACCATGGAATGGTAGATGATAACCAGCCCAGCTGCAATACCTCTCAAAT from Pseudomonas fortuita carries:
- a CDS encoding S24 family peptidase; translation: MDIYDIRKHNLVKLIGSQRKGSCAERWGMAPAHLSQILSDKTVKNLGDDVARRIEGIEGLPRGWFDALSAGDPGQPSVEAGDGKLSAADLVKQMLARSGRGIPEETRQRLLAAAEEPQNATLLKPDRVRPGLVGDEVWIAHYDVRAAMGGGQIPHDYPEMFTDVRVSPSHLRELGVTFTEHHHLKMVTGWGQSMEPTIKHRDPLIVDVSIREFVGDGIYFFSWGDHIYIKRLQIADEDHFEMISDNSRHKDRMIRREETYIQARVLLVWNAHLV
- a CDS encoding DUF1654 domain-containing protein; translated protein: MFKHVNAAPRQCQGMTGVERLSLRVSSMINHPLAQTQRWVVVHRLDTDGDAEWDEVMGLLLETPELNLTFNDDQSVTVRWARTSVQARDDFSVEQYNEEVMEEAPPF
- a CDS encoding polysaccharide lyase family 7 protein, giving the protein MTVDINDLTIATPVAVSPSNPVALELSGAEAIARFPSVVKVLSDGSIQLSAPTKGASSKSTHRTRCEWTETEDWTLGSAQDHWNRQTMTLTKVNAAQKVVIAQMHVRGDDSPPVKVFWNKGNITLGFRRTYNQTDPVNSTVLKGVPLGGRFDVSLHTTSAGVVNVTAKCNGVSGTSGDLQLDSTWSSQLFEFHGGIYNQVDYTDATPADDGSVCIISELSLIHR
- a CDS encoding acyltransferase family protein → MEKFYGIQYLRGIAAGLVIIYHSMVMIAVAPYFDNPVGDFGVDIFFVISGFVMWVTTEGKNKGIREFWVSRILRVAPLYWVFTCVLVAAALLMPSLFFNSRAVDPVFLLKSLFFIPALNPDVGDVTPVYTIGWTLTYEMFFYAIFGLSLALQNLRMRLLFLAAVIVALAIVGSALAPEGPLGKTYTSPIIIEFLLGVLLGVTRQRWVGIGFLPTSLLVGASSVALVLADFTLFTRPLVYGVPAFFLVAGFISIEKYIRSNINRVALLFGEASYSLYLSHPISQRIWYVLFVTTFGQITSLAMAVWYAVGAVTAGLLGGIVCYLLVEKYLLTLAKIISRSSLKAGTAIEVQR